aataagctAGTCAGTAATTTCAAGTATATCTTAATAAAAGTCAATGAAAACTAAATTTGGCTAGAAAGTGACTATTTGGCAAGTCCCACGTAGAATTAAGCATCAATATTGAACAGACTAAAGCAAGTAAGAGATTGACATCTAAAACTCACATCAACCTTAACGTTATTTAGAATGGAAAACGTCATTTTGTTCTTCATGAGGTGATAAAGAATACCACCACTTAGGAAGTATTCTTGTCAGAAGTAATCTTTTAGGTCAGTTTATAAGAAAtgtgttgttgagtctgtattttggatatatatctatatcactctcccacatcaccagtataaccaAAGCCCTGACCCCTATTctattacttttctttctcatcttcttcccttgcccccttgatttcttttcttttctcctccttaaACTCTGGGGTCAagtgtgatctaggcatcccccattTACTAAATTTCCTCATTAGCTCAACATATTATCTTACAGTTCcaaccaagttgcagcaaattgcattatttcatagttccttgcagctgcaaagcattccattgtgtctatataccacatcttcataatccattcatctgttgctaGACACTTAGGTCGGTTCCATGTCTTTAGCTATTGTACTCAGTGCAACAATGAATAATGGCATACATATTTACTTTTGAATGAAAGTTTTTATGTCTCAGGGGCAGAtgcccaaagtggaattgctggatcaaatggcaGCTCAAGATTAAGTTTaccggagctggagtgatagcacagcgggtagggtgtttgtcttgcacttggccgacccaggtttgaatcccagcgtcccatatggtcccctgagcaccgccaggggtgattcctgagtacacagccaggagtaattcctgtgcatcgccaggtgcgaccccaaaaaaaaaaagcaaaaaaaaaaaaaaaagattaagtttaCCAAGGACTCTCCATAccgttttccacaggggttgagcCGGACAACATTCCCAATAGCAGCGGATTAAAGTTCTTTTTTCAACCCGTTGCCGCCAACATATTactgttcctactatttttgatatgtgccattctcactgctgTGAGACAGTATCTCATTGTCATGTTGGTTCATATTTCCCTAATGCTAAGTGaagctgagcattttttcatgtgcctactggacATCTGCCTGTCCAAAGTTGGCTTCTACTTTTCTCTTGGCAATCAACTTTCCACCAGACTTCCGTTATCATCTAATAGAAGCTGCTTCCATAAAGTCACTAGTGGGAACTCACAGATCTTTCAGAAATGTTCGGGTCTCCACACCCATCCTAGCAAGAACTAACATTCACCCCTCCATCCCTTAAGTACTCAATTTCTTTCCCAAAGTAGACTTTCCATAAATATTACAATATTAAGgactaaattttaatgaattcaaaTAATAGGAAATGAAGGAACATTAGTCCCATTCAAACGacttccttgaaaaaaaaatgtttccaagtcATATTTTTAACTTGCCCCATGATTCTCTTTAAAAAAGACGAACACAAAAAATCTCTCGACTAATGACTTTATTCATGAATTATAATGGAACTCAAAATAGCAAAGAACatgaaaattttttcaaattaatatttagcAACCAAATACATCAGATATACATCTATTTTTCACACAACTAACAAAAATGTCTAAAATGTATATTGTGTGTATTCTTCTTTGTGGAGATTCAATGCAATGAACACTTGTTTCATAGGTATGCCAGGAAAGTTAATTTAAACTGTcatttacatataatttaaagGAAGTTTTGGCCGGCAAAACAATCATCATGAGGTTTATCTTTTAGCAAAGAGCTACttttacagtaaaaaaaaaaaaatcagtgaagatgaaggtttgatttttgcttttgcagtgtcagggattaaaacAGGGCCCCACACATATTAGActtgtgttctaccactgagccacatccacgGCCCAAGATGAAGAAATTTTTTATACTAAATCAATTTTCTAAAAGCATTACAATTAATTTTCAGTATTCACTATATTCATCATATTCATATGTCCTCAATATTAAGTCACAAACaatgttttatagtttaaaaaaatcttttagttcACTGATTGTTTcctagaagataaaaataatgatacCACCACTAAatagtttttcatgattgaggATTATGTTATgtagaattttttattatttcaaacatGATCTTTGGTTTGAAGTTGTCCTGGAATCCTTTCATGTTGGATGACTGCAGCTAGTGAAGTGTTTATGAAACAGCAAACAGCTGCATTTAGCCACACAAATAAGTAAACTGGGTCAATGGCTTGAAGATAGTAAATGGCCTTGAAGAACATGTCAAGAAATCTGGCCAGATGAGCACCCTGAATCTCTAACAGCATGGTGCTGAGGAAAATTAATGGTGCTGAGGAGTAAATAAccctcttcctttaaaaaaaaaaaacacaggggcCATTCAAGCCAGCTGTATGGGCCTGGCAGTTTGGTGGCTGGACAATGTGGTGCCATCAGGGCCAATCAGGGGATGCTCAGGCGTGACACTCTGACATGCACCGTGAGGACTCAGGGCATTATACATGCTAGGcatattttctacattttgagCTGTCTTCCTAGTCCTAATCCCTCTTCCACCAAAGACCTCTAATCAATCTCTAACCAATCTCTTTTCAATTCTTTAACAGCATTAACATTCAGCAGAAATTATccgatggtggtggtggggggggcgagtAATCTAATCTGAATGAAGGCACACTGGTGCAAATATTAAGCAGGTACATGAGACCAGCAAAGCTGCCTCTGCAGGTAGAGGTGTGACCACCCCAGACCTACCAACACACGTCATGTTTGAGGTTATCATCGTATAAACACCATATGCAGGTGAGAGATCAGAAGTAGGTGCTTTTCTGTGAAACAGACTATAAATATTGTAAAAGTTTGCCTTTCTCCAAAATGTAGAGCTTTACATACAGCAAGGAATGCAATAATATTGGAAAATGTTAGACCACAAAGTCAAATCCCAGAAAAGACCagttcagttttttgttttttgtttttttttgctttttgggtcacaccttgcgatgcacaggggttactcctggttctacactcaggaattactcctggcggtgctcagggaaccatatgggatgctgggattcgaacccgggttggccgcatgcaaggcaaacaccctacctgtgctatcactccagccccaagaccagtTCAGTTTTATAGCTGGAGGATTTCTTCTCGCTCTCTTTGAATAAtcaaatgcaaatgtcttttacCAATGGCAGCATTCAAATCCCACAAAAAGTCAAGTAGTGTCCCCTTAAGGAGCACCTCTATTGGCACAAACTGTAAAACTTGCTCTTGTGCATTAGAGCTAAGTAAAGCACTCAATAATTCATTCAAATTCTGCAGATACTCAAAGACTGGATTTGGAAGGTCCTGATAACCAACACAGAGCAGGACCGCACAGGTCTTCAGGGGCTCGGAGGATGTGGGACAAGAAAAAGTGATGAACCTAAAACAGTTATGGAGTAAAAAGATCAAACCAGCCATAAATCTTGTAAAACAGGACAGTATAGGTAAAATCATAGCATCTCCTCTATGAAGCTGCTGCAGTGAATGTAGGAGGCAGTCCAAAAATAACTGCTGGTAAGCTGGGTCTCCATCATGAAGCAAGGAAGAGCTAAAAGTCATGAGTCTAGCTGATTCCAGGTGCAGAACTTCCAAAGGCATATGCACCTTGGTATCACTGAGGGCTGGCAACCCAACAAGGAGGCACTTCATTTGGCTGACAGGTTCAACAACCTGCTCATCCTGAAGGCACTTGGCAAGGCTAACCAACTCTGAAAACAGCAGTTCTTCAGAAAAGACATGACAGGAACAACAATACTGCTGTTCTGGTCTAACCTTGGAATCTAAATTCAAAGCACCTCCTAAGGACTTTTCAATTGCTTCATTCAGAGCCTTCAAAATTTCACCATCACAGAAAGGAGAACACTTTACCTTTGGCAGCTTCTTTCCCTCTAAAATATGCCATAAGTGACACTCCAGATTGGGATCTGCTCCTTCAAGAAGAGAATTTTGTCCAGGATTGTATACAATGTGTTCTTCAGCCCAACTATTAAAGTATCCTTTGGCCACCTTATCTTTCCATGAAAGAGTTTCCAGCATTTTCCTTTCATTATAGGTTTTAAAATATCTGTTCCTCTGCCCAAACCATTTTGTATTTGTATGACAACCAGTACTAGATTTTTTCACTAGCCAATTATTTTTGGAAAGCGGTTTCAATTGAAACTTTTGCATGAAGTACTGGACAGCACAGTCCCTTAAATTATTTAACTTTGCTTGTTCCTCTTTTCCCATGTACTCAAACAGACGAATGTTCGCAGAAATAGTATCTAGCTGATATTTATGAAAGAACACACAACATTCTTCATGTCTTTTTAGAAAAGATTCAGGAATCATATGATGGGGAAACAGAGCTTTGGTGGTCATTTCAGTCCCAAAATACAGCACCATTTTCGATAACAGAGGCTGGATGGCTTCTCTGCCTTTATAGTGAAGACAGACTACATAGACTTCTGAGTTCCCTGCCTTGCTAGTAGCAGGTTTGAAAACATGGACTTGATCAAAGGAACAGTTTAGCAGGTACATCAGGTTAATGGAACAGTGTTCAAACAAAGTAAACATCTTCAACACAAAAGAGCCACCGTTGCCAAGGGTCATCAGAGCAGTGACAACTTCGCAGTACTGCAAAGAGGAGACTAATGCCTCTTGTTCACCCGGGTTCCCCTGGCAGTCAAAACTCCCATCTGCAGTGATCAAGTGAATGGGAGCCATGTCACTTATAAAATTCTGAAGTCCAGTGAGATATTTCAAGGTCATGATATCACCGGTATTATCTGGCCCAAAATACCAACCATGCAAAGTATTTGCAATTAGTCGGTCATCCATAATCATCATCAGATTGTCATTTGCTTCGTGGTACGGATTCAGAGTATTAGCCACCCAACTCCACTCACAAGGGAATTGATGAGTCTTTAAGTAGTGATTGAGACTAGCTATGAAAGCTCCAGGAGCTTCACAAAGGTGTAGAGAATTCAATTTTCCATTCTGAAAAGCTTCCTGTGGAACAAGTGGAAAGCTGCACAAAATCTCATGAAACTTACACCATGCTTGAGTACAAAGTTCAGCATTCACATATTTTCTCagatgagaaattatttttccagcTTTATTAGTGTAAGAGGTGTGCTCATGCCACTCGTCCAGTCTCTTATCACTTAATAGATTTTTCACTTCATTCAGGGAGTTCTTCAAATCAAGGAACACATTAAATTCCGTGTGGTCACAGGTAAAAATCTCACTGAGATCTGGTAACTGCCACTCATTATTAAGTGGTTTGCCATAAGTAAAGTTCTTGGCAAAGAGTTCAAAAATGTCAGCAAGAACATCTGGGCTGAATGTCTCAGGGCCTGAAGCCAGGGGTGGCTTTCTGAATTTactcatttttcaaattaaattaaaatctagaaaaagaaaacacaattaaaTGAATCAAATATATCTGTGAGTGAAATCTCATCTACAACAAATTGGATCATACTCAAGATAGATGGCATACCATGGGAAGGCTAATGTtatcaaacagaaaatgaagtaaTGGAAAGGaatcaagaaacaaaaaggaataacAGAGGATTCAAGCTTTGATATCCAACAGACTTCCCACTTAGAACTCACTACATGGCCAGAGGCCACTAtagctttgaatttatttttaaaaaatgattttgataATGATAAAACATACTGACATTAGAAAATTCTTGCCAGCAACAGCTTTTATCACTTAAGGAATCCATCCAGTTCCTCCCCAAAGTTCTTTTCTACCCTGGCTGACATCACCCACAGACCTCCAAACACGCTCTCAGAGATTCATCCCTGAACACAACCTCAGCTCTATTAAGCTCTATTAAGAGTCTCTTGGCTTTTCAGCTCCTTCTGAATCTCACCTATGCTTTACCTATGTTTTAGGTATTATGGTGACAAAAGTCTGAAAATTTACATATTAACAGACAAATTCACTGCAACCTACCAAGACCAATGTATCCAtgacctccaccactgtctttatgATTTTATATGGAATATTCTTACTAAGTACACAGATTACAAATAATCACCTACACTGTATTATAACCAAGAAACACCATAAAGGTATGGAAGAGAAAGAAGTGAGGTGTAATGGCAAAGTGTTGGAGGGTAAATTTAAGTAGAGCAGTATTACAGGGTAGCACAAAGCTTTGTTAGCACAAAGCTTTCATTTAGTATATTTAACATAACCCAATTTTCAAAAGCACTTAAATTtgttaaatgtgaaaaaaagagaACTAAATCACATTCCCACAAAAAGCCTGAATCATGGCTAAAATACAAATACAGGTGAACCAGAGCCACAATAAACAAAAGGTTTTATCACTATTTACTCTGCACTGCTTCAGCACATATTTTTCAAGCCTTTTAATAtcttatattttttttacaaatctgCCTATCTTATAGTTTTTAAGCTTCTCAAAGTACAATGCATCTTCTTAGCTATTTGtcaattatttacaaataatacATAATCTGCGGTAAATGGTTATACAATTACCCATTGATATTTTTTCTcagcttgcttttttttaaatgataaatctGTATTTGAATCAATTTCTGAGAAAAGGCAAAATAGGAACATCTTCACATTCACTAAAACACTACCCATATTCACTgaaatctcaaaaacaaaaaaaatacccaatGAATTGTCTTAATTCATTCCATGTCTATTGGAAACTACAATCACGTTTAGATTTCACCTACAATCTATTTTGGAAAAGTCTAACTTCAATCAGTAGTGTCACATACTAAATTATGGCTGTAGATAATCTAAGTATGTAAATTCCCATCACACGAGAATAACTGAAATGATTCTAAccactccactgttcttcctgaccTGTTGAGGACAGGCCAAAATTATTCAGTGAATATTATTTAGATCAATAATCTACAATTATACACGGAACTTCTCCAATATTATGCTTCTACTATCAAATCCTCCAAACCCACCCACTTCCAGCTATCAGCCTCCTGATAACAGACACTGGCaactctcaggggtcactgtcaCAGCCTTGCAATCCTTCGCTAGGTTTACATCCTTCCCACCAACAGTCTACTCTAAAACATACTGACCAGAGACACCGCGTCAAACTCAAGTTTAACTATGTTGCCACTCCACAAAAACTGTGCAATGGCTTTTCACTGCGAAGTGAAGTCAAAATCCTTACAGCCAACAAGAAGGCCCTTGCAAATTCTGCCCTCAATCCCTAATCTTACTATTACTATTCCTCCTACTTCTGTTCCAGTCACAGGCCTTTCCTGCTGGTTGCTAAAGATACCAGGAACACTGCGGAAATTTTTACACTGGCTAATCCCTCCATCCTAGATAGCCAATTCCCTTTCATCCTTCAAGTATTTGCTCAGTCGCAACCTTCTCTGGAAGCCTACCTGCCTACCCTGCCGTTCTAATTTCAAGTGCATTCTGCATTCCCAATACCTGACCCTATCCCCCACCCTTTCTCCCACAGCACTCTTCTTTCCGCAACATAATTCACTGTTTATTTATACGTATATTACTTGTTTTCCTCAAGCTAGAATGCAAGTTCCCCAGGGCGGAGCAGCTCTTTGCCTTAACTTCACACCTCCTCCCAGGGATCAAAATAACGCTTTGAATGCAGTACCTAGTAAGAATGCATCAGATGAATGAGTCTCATACTTAGCACAAACGGTACTCCTCCGGGCAGGTCCTGCAAAAGTCCCAAGAGTGCATTTCAACTTCACTTCAATGCATGACTaaactaaaagagagagagagagagcacgtggCTTACAGCGCCACAGGTCAAACGGCCCCGTTTGTGTTCCTCCTGTTCAGCACTCCAGAGAGCCATGTGGCATCACAATTTGGCTGCGAGGGTGCATCGTGCCTGACATACTCATTTTGCGACTCGGGGTTGAGGGTATGAGGTTCCCGACCCAAACCCACAAACGGAGACTCTGCAAACTAGGGAATTCACACAATCGCGAGGGGAACTCGCCAACTGCCTTCACTGGGGTTACCGCTCCAACTTTGGGGAGGTTTCTGCCAACTCCTCCTCCCAGCACCGAGGAAGATGACAACGAGGGTGTGTCCCGAGCTCCCTGGGGGCCAGGAGTCCCGAAGCCCTGCAGCCTCGGGagtcgcgggggggggggggggtgcggccgGCGGGGACGAGCCTCAGCCGCAGTCCCCGTCTCCCCCGGGAAAGCCGCGGGGGTGCGTTACCTTCGCTCACGCCCCCGGGCCTCTGCGCTCGCCGCGGGGCCATTCTGCACCTCCGCTCCCGGCACAGCTGCCCGGGCGCTGCCGGGGGCGCGCGGCGAGCGCGGCAGCACGTAACGGGGGCCGCAAGCCCCGAGGCCGGGACGGAGACCCAGAAACGCCCTGGGAACACCGGAAGCGAAGAGGAACCCCGGGCGCTGGGAGAAGCGGCCGCGCGCCCTGGCAGGCCACTGCGCAcgcgcccgggggcggggccggcgtcAGTGCGTCTGAGGGACGCGCGCCGGCGTCGCCCGCGCTGCCCGAGCTCGGCGCCCCGGGCTTGACTTCTCATGAGGgcgtggagggggtggggttggtggtgAAGGAAGTGTGGTGAAGGAACCCGCCCGGCCGACTCCATGGCAACGGAAGCTGCGCGCGCAGAACAAATATTTGGCCCCgcctcctgggggcggggagatggggcgAGGCAACTGGGGAATCAGGCTCCGCCCACTGGCTCTGGGGCTTTCTCAGCGCACATTGAGTTGAAACTAGAGCTCAAAGGGCAATATGAATTTAAAAGCGAATTAGGGAAAATACCAGGTAGTACTCTGTTTCCgctaaaaaaaatgtgtttttagggtaggtgagatagtacagcaggtagggtgcttgcctgacacgccgggacccgggtttgatgccctgCATCCAGTGTGTTCCTGGCCaggggtaggccctgagcatagccagatgtggctaataaacctcaaaaaaaaccaaatatgtatacatatatacagatgtattatgtatatatacacacaaaaatatttgggTTTGTGTATAGATGTATTGTGTACATATTATGTAaataccagtaacaatgatggtcctcattcccctgaaagaacccccaatactccattgggctacactagcgcaTAACAGGGAGGAATAGaggcgttactggcacccgctcaagcaaatcgatgaatagggatgacagtgatacaatgatcataTATTATAGTCAGAGAACACCTGAGAAGGAAATGGGTGCACCAAGGATGTGCACCAAGTTCAGGAgacagcacttgccttccatggaTGAGGTcctgtgtttgctttttggtccctggcacagagaaagagagaaagagagagagagagagagagagacagagacagagagagacagagagagagacagagagaggaggggcacAAGGACGAGGTTTTTTAACAAAccatatgaaaaagaaaacaaatagccAACAAAGTCATCCAATATATCTTTTCATCTGATTTAGCAAAGATTGATAATAGCCACTGTTGATGAGAATGTGAGGGAAGTCGGTTGATAGACTCTGGGTGGGAGTAAAAACTTGGCATGATTCTCTTGTATGTGGGCTTGCATCTTAGCTCAGCAATTCCCACTCCTAGCAATTTATCCCTATAAAACAAACAACAGGCATTCACTTTGGACAACATTTCTTTTCATCACCCCaatagaaacagaaacaaaaactagaaactcTCTGAATGACTACTTTAAGGATATTAATTTCATTATGGACAACCATGTCACACACTATGCATCTATGCATGGGCTCTGTGTCCACAGCATTGCATGAAGATAGGAGAATATAGGACTGTGTGTAGAATTGAAATGTTTGTGaaaattatacattatttattaCACTTCATATAAATCTTCCATGACATGCATGAATAGGGAAAATACTATCTTTTCTAAAAGCAGGACTAGGTCATTTAGATATCCATATGGAAAAGCTTTATTTGTGTTCTTACATCATAAACATAAATCCATTTGTTTAGGTTACCGATCTGTAGGTTAAATAATAACTCTTTTAGCAGAAAACATAAGAGAATTCTTGACCCTGAGGtaagcaaaaagggaaaaaaataaggaaaaggcattatgaaaagaaaacataagattTCCCATGTTTAATAACATCTCTATAAGACATTAGTAAGAGTGTGGAGCAACTCTAGAGTGAGAAGATAACTACAAAACCTACATGTAATGTA
This Sorex araneus isolate mSorAra2 chromosome 8, mSorAra2.pri, whole genome shotgun sequence DNA region includes the following protein-coding sequences:
- the CMTR2 gene encoding cap-specific mRNA (nucleoside-2'-O-)-methyltransferase 2, whose product is MSKFRKPPLASGPETFSPDVLADIFELFAKNFTYGKPLNNEWQLPDLSEIFTCDHTEFNVFLDLKNSLNEVKNLLSDKRLDEWHEHTSYTNKAGKIISHLRKYVNAELCTQAWCKFHEILCSFPLVPQEAFQNGKLNSLHLCEAPGAFIASLNHYLKTHQFPCEWSWVANTLNPYHEANDNLMMIMDDRLIANTLHGWYFGPDNTGDIMTLKYLTGLQNFISDMAPIHLITADGSFDCQGNPGEQEALVSSLQYCEVVTALMTLGNGGSFVLKMFTLFEHCSINLMYLLNCSFDQVHVFKPATSKAGNSEVYVVCLHYKGREAIQPLLSKMVLYFGTEMTTKALFPHHMIPESFLKRHEECCVFFHKYQLDTISANIRLFEYMGKEEQAKLNNLRDCAVQYFMQKFQLKPLSKNNWLVKKSSTGCHTNTKWFGQRNRYFKTYNERKMLETLSWKDKVAKGYFNSWAEEHIVYNPGQNSLLEGADPNLECHLWHILEGKKLPKVKCSPFCDGEILKALNEAIEKSLGGALNLDSKVRPEQQYCCSCHVFSEELLFSELVSLAKCLQDEQVVEPVSQMKCLLVGLPALSDTKVHMPLEVLHLESARLMTFSSSLLHDGDPAYQQLFLDCLLHSLQQLHRGDAMILPILSCFTRFMAGLIFLLHNCFRFITFSCPTSSEPLKTCAVLLCVGYQDLPNPVFEYLQNLNELLSALLSSNAQEQVLQFVPIEVLLKGTLLDFLWDLNAAIGKRHLHLIIQREREEILQL